Proteins from a single region of Ziziphus jujuba cultivar Dongzao chromosome 1, ASM3175591v1:
- the LOC107415233 gene encoding calcium-transporting ATPase 12, plasma membrane-type, with protein sequence MQQNQMNQMSDSSSSPQQHVDLESQQQKVLLRARWRRFLLIIKVHRAFMSIPVDKLNKFAPRVSVPSSSSSSSSTAAAVLSTQHYTALSSMVTNEDADEYSYSALPYDQVSIEVHPDAEEQDDYCRRARDNANLQRENIVKIVKDKDMDSLQSFGGVQGMAEALCTDLELGICGDEERLDIRYAGESALLSTTQAIEAPRKGLLGLLKQYSCNNCNILLLSLCAVLSIGFGIKEEGWKTGWNEGAIILVAIFILVAAPSIRDFFRKRSQKLLEMQKPIETGMLTVIRGGCEKEVSISNVMVGDLVYLKSGCPIPGDGLFIVNSGDDQVLVVDHDGLESTADEKTPFLFYGAKVINGNGRMLITSRGMDTVLRELINKVSNTRSLTPLSAQLDKVGATTQIAGISISILILVVLFLRFMLESKHTNKNKHSAGLPDLRNTTATKGIIDIIEKIVKKPSGKISPFTASLTILLVGIQEPIPFLIILATVYWRKKMFSCKVAYAQELLASVTVGSASIICAEKLYQPEIAMFYVGEENIQKDCWVAGIDICVREDLCQCISNPILMQSVPGRSTEDPLLTWAASELGTDMEISKQNSTILEMKALSSDEEGSGVLIRKVDREDGRYEQRLHWKGPATTVLAMCSHYYDCNGVIKDMDENKRGAFKHIVEGMHSEHLKTVAFASKKMDFSILEENDLILVGMIGLKSTCCTKITNAITACQNAGLKIILASEDDVSVLENIAHKCGLFMLPNSVRLKGEVFGNLTEKERMDLVDKIGVMGNSHPSDRLLLVQCLKKKGNVVAVVGTRTTTSAMLKEADVGVAMGIWSSEMARESSDIIVRNGNFSLLASLISHGRCTYNNILKCIQLQLTMIISGTLISFITTVSLVDVPITAIQLILVNFVVNLVGGLALLSEPPTDELMQKPPISQTVPFITKSMWRNIVTQALYQTSILVTFHFKGKNLLGISKQVGKSIVFNSFVLCQVFNLLNSRDPEKKNVFKGLRQNNPCFYVAVFIILILQVSFTEISHIIMDYGRLDKTQWGLCLLMGFISLPIDSSVKLTTSFFKIHPLLPNIIGSTSFTPSVPAESTVSTILELPLMVAGENCESTT encoded by the exons ATGCAGCAAAACCAGATGAACCAAATGTCTGATTCGAGCTCATCACCGCAGCAGCATGTAGACCTTGAGTCTCAGCAGCAAAAAGTGTTGTTGAGAGCCCGGTGGCGTAGGTTTCTGTTGATCATTAAAGTGCATAGAGCCTTCATGTCAATCCCAGTTGACAAACTTAACAAGTTCGCTCCCCGAGTCTCAgtcccatcatcatcatcatcatcatcatcaacagcaGCAGCAGTTCTGTCCACGCAGCATTACACTGCTCTCTCCTCTATGGTTACCAATGAAGATGCA GATGAATATtcttattcggctttaccttatGATCAAGTGTCGATAGAAGTCCATCCAGATGCCGAGGAGCAGGATGACTACTGTAGAAGAGCGAGGGACAACGCAAACCTGCAACGGGAAAATATTGTGAAGATAGTAAAGGACAAGGACATGGATTCTTTGCAGAGTTTTGGAGGTGTCCAAGGAATGGCAGAAGCTCTTTGTACTGATCTAGAGCTTGGGATTTGTGGTGACGAAGAAAGACTTGATATTCGATATGCAGGGGAAAGTGCACTACTTTCCACAACACAGGCAATCGAAGCCCCTCGAAAAGGCTTGCTTGGACTTCTTAAACAATATTCTTGCAACAACTGCAACATTCTACTTCTCTCCTTGTGCGCGGTGTTGTCCATTGGATTCGGCATCAAGGAGGAAGGCTGGAAGACTGGTTGGAACGAAGGTGCCATTATACTGGTGGCCATTTTCATACTCGTAGCTGCTCCTTCCATCCGTGATTTCTTTCGTAAACGCTCACAGAAGCTTTTGGAGATGCAGAAACCAATTGAAACCGGAATGTTAACTGTTATCAGGGGTGGCTGCGAAAAGGAAGTATCAATCTCTAACGTCATGGTAGGCGATTTGGTATACCTGAAGAGCGGATGTCCTATCCCGGGTGATGGATTATTCATTGTTAATTCTGGTGACGATCAAGTCCTTGTTGTTGATCATGATGGGTTGGAGTCAACAGCTGATGAGAAaactccatttttattttatggtgcAAAAGTCATTAATGGGAATGGACGAATGCTGATAACGTCTAGGGGAATGGATACAGTACTGAGGGAGCTGATCAACAAAGTTTCCAATACTCGTAGTCTGACCCCATTATCAGCTCAACTGGATAAGGTGGGGGCAACAACACAAATAGCTGGGATATCAATCTCTATTCTAATCCTTGTGGTGTTGTTCCTCCGTTTTATGCTTGAAAGCAAAcatactaataaaaataaacactcAGCTGGTCTCCCAGACCTAAGGAATACAACAGCAACCAAGGGAATCATAGACATCAttgaaaaaattgtcaaaaaaccatctggAAAGATCAGCCCTTTCACAGCTTCACTCACCATTTTGCTGGTAGGAATTCAAGAACCAATACCTTTTCTCATCATACTAGCCACGGTTTATTGGAGAAAGAAGATGTTTTCTTGCAAGGTGGCTTATGCTCAGGAACTATTGGCTTCTGTCACAGTAGGCTCCGCCAGTATCATTTGCGCTGAAAAGTTATACCAACCGGAAATTGCCATGTTCTATGTTGGTGAAGAGAATATTCAGAAAGACTGTTGGGTTGCTGGAATAGATATATGCGTTCGTGAAGATCTCTGTCAATGTATCAGCAACCCAATCCTGATGCAATCTGTTCCTGGTAGATCAACAGAAGACCCGCTTCTTACATGGGCAGCCTCAGAATTGGGGACTGATATGGAGATTTCAAAGCAAAATTCCACGATTCTAGAGATGAAAGCATTGAGCTCCGATGAGGAAGGAAGTGGAGTATTAATTAGGAAGGTCGACAGGGAAGATGGAAGATATGAACAGCGCTTACACTGGAAAGGTCCTGCAACCACAGTATTAGCCATGTGTTCCCATTACTATGACTGCAATGGTGTAATAAAGGACATGGACGAAAACAAGAGAGGGGCTTTTAAGCATATCGTTGAAGGAATGCACTCTGAACATCTCAAAACCGTTGCCTTTGCTTCCAAAAAGATGGATTTTTCAATTCTAGAGGAAAATGACTTGATCTTAGTAGGAATGATAGGCTTGAAAAGCACATGCTGCACAAAGATCACAAATGCAATTACTGCTTGTCAGAATGCTGGTCTAAAAATCATACTTGCTTCTGAAGATGATGTGTCGGTTCTAGAAAACATAGCTCACAAGTGTGGATTATTTATGCTTCCCAACTCAGTCAGGCTCAAAGGTGAAGTTTTTGGAAATCTTACCGAAAAAGAGAGGATGGATCTAGTGGATAAAATCGGTGTGATGGGAAACTCTCATCCATCTGATAGGCTCCTCCTTGTTCAATGTTTGAAAAAGAAAGGCAATGTGGTGGCAGTGGTTGGAACCAGGACAACTACAAGTGCTATGCTAAAAGAAGCTGATGTTGGGGTGGCAATGGGGATTTGGAGCAGTGAAATGGCAAGAGAGAGTTCCGACATCATTGTTCGAAATGGAAATTTCAGTTTGTTAGCGAGCCTTATTAGTCACGGAAGATGTACTTACAACAACATCCTGAAATGCATCCAACTTCAGCTCACAATGATCATATCAGGGACATTGATTTCCTTCATAACCACTGTGTCCTTGGTAGACGTCCCAATTACGGCGATTCAATTGATCTTGGTAAACTTCGTTGTGAACCTTGTAGGTGGGCTTGCTCTATTATCAGAGCCACCCACAGATGAACTGATGCAAAAGCCTCCTATAAGCCAAACCGTACCTTTCATCACAAAATCCATGTGGAGAAACATAGTGACTCAAGCTCTATACCAGACATCCATCTTGGTCACCTTTCATTTCAAAGGGAAAAATCTCCTGGGCATCAGCAAGCAGGTAGGCAAATCCATTGTCTTTAACAGTTTTGTGCTTTGCCAGGTATTCAACCTGTTGAATTCAAGGGATCCAGAGAAGAAAAACGTGTTCAAAGGGCTTCGTCAAAATAATCCATGCTTTTATGTAGCAGTGTTTATCATCCTAATCCTGCAGGTATCTTTTACTGAGATTTCACATATTATTATGGATTATGGCAGATTGGACAAGACACAGTGGGGTTTGTGTCTTCTAATGGGATTTATTTCATTGCCAATCGATTCTTCTGTGAAATTGACAACCAGCTTCTTCAAGATTCATCCACTCCTCCCTAATATTATTGGATCTACAAGCTTTACACCCTCTGTTCCGGCAGAATCAACGGTTTCTACTATTCTAGAGCTCCCTTTGATGGTTGCAGGGGAAAACTGTGAATCAACTACTTAA
- the LOC107415217 gene encoding uncharacterized protein LOC107415217 → MSRESHNPIAIHSSIALLQERFRQLQRMKEMREGKELIRMLVVEPNKQKQSDINLNPTLYFEPPKSFPNPDFLTPQIRPISQQDSLSLWQNLRSNMNIEDFRGIEISCCVPPTLMNLWPVNDTPSSSNASSSSSSNIYKFEDSDSDSDVDTSLHL, encoded by the coding sequence ATGAGTAGGGAAAGCCATAACCCAATAGCCATTCACTCCTCCATTGCTCTGTTGCAGGAGAGATTTAGGCAGTTGCAGAGAATGAAGGAAATGAGGGAGGGAAAGGAGCTTATAAGAATGCTTGTTGTTGAACCAAATAAGCAGAAGCAGTCGGATATTAATCTCAACCCCACCTTGTATTTTGAGCCCCCAAAGTCGTTTCCAAATCCAGATTTTTTGACTCCACAGATAAGGCCAATATCCCAGCAGGATTCGCTCTCACTGTGGCAGAATTTGCGTAGCAACATGAATATTGAAGATTTTAGAGGCATCGAGATTAGTTGTTGTGTCCCACCCACCCTGATGAACTTGTGGCCCGTAAACGACACACCGTCTTCTTCAAACGCTTCGTCGTCTTCGTCTTCCAATATTTATAAATTCGAGGATTCTGATTCTGACTCTGATGTTGATACTTCTCTTCATCTTTGA
- the LOC107415349 gene encoding glucan endo-1,3-beta-glucosidase 4-like: MRILLALFLFTLVTPHSSSGQSGQWCIADEQVPDDELQKALDWACGKDRADCSKIQPNQPCFLPNTVRDHASYAFNSYYQKFKPHGATCYFNAAAYVTDLDPSHNSCKYEYLP; this comes from the exons ATGAGAATTCTGCTAGCTCTGTTCCTTTTCACTCTAGTAACACCTCATAGTTCAA GTGGGCAATCTGGGCAGTGGTGCATAGCAGATGAGCAGGTCCCAGATGATGAGCTGCAAAAGGCCCTTGATTGGGCTTGTGGGAAGGATCGTGCAGATTGCAGTAAGATCCAACCAAACCAACCTTGCTTCTTGCCCAATACTGTGAGGGATCATGCTTCTTATGCCTTCAATAGCTACTATCAGAAATTCAAGCCCCATGGAGCTACTTGCTACTTCAATGCTGCTGCTTATGTTACTGATCTTGATCCAA GTCATAATTCGTGCAAGTATGAGTATCTTCCTTAA
- the LOC132800383 gene encoding uncharacterized protein LOC132800383 yields the protein MASHGYNLFMLIFLVLIVPPLSESKLRSQQLITSGSSGSSSNSGVNHTDFEWAIKDMRSKSYHGFAILLQMLNRTNGGLTFFLPGDSDLSEFPIAPNHLETFLMSHAIPMPLLFNDLVHFPNGTLVPSAYPNRMIRIHNHGRSGFFVNNARIVAPNVCMNSLIKCHGIDAIIDYA from the coding sequence ATGGCCAGTCATGGTTACAATTTGTTCATGCTAATATTCCTTGTTCTAATAGTCCCCCCACTTTCTGAATCAAAACTTAGGTCACAGCAACTCATTACGAGTGGTAGTAGTGGTAGTAGCAGTAATAGTGGTGTGAACCACACAGATTTTGAATGGGCCATAAAGGACATGAGATCGAAATCCTACCATGGATTTGCAATCCTTCTGCAGATGCTAAATCGAACAAACGGAGGGTTAACTTTCTTTTTGCCTGGTGATTCAGATTTATCAGAATTCCCAATTGCTCCAAACCATCTCGAAACATTCTTGATGAGCCATGCTATCCCCATGCCACTCTTGTTCAATGACTTGGTACATTTTCCAAATGGTACCCTTGTTCCATCAGCCTATCCTAACAGGATGATCAGGATCCATAACCATGGAAGGTCGGGTTTTTTCGTCAACAATGCACGGATTGTTGCACCAAACGTTTGCATGAACTCTTTGATCAAGTGTCATGGAATTGATGCAATTATTGACTATGCATAG
- the LOC107415310 gene encoding CASP-like protein 2B1 — translation MSYLGVGVSPGNVPVYHATNLKVMDRRVRVAELVLRSVICGFGLVAALLVGTDSQVREIFSIQKKAKFTDMKALVFIVIANVIAATYSLVQGLRCAVSMVRGHVLFNKPLAWLIFSGDQVMAYVTVAALAAAAQSAVFAKLGQPELQWMKICNMYGKFCNQVGEGIASTLFVSLSMVLVSCISAFNLFRLYGSNKGKSSGSW, via the exons ATGAGCTACTTGGGAGTTGGGGTTAGTCCTGGGAATGTCCCAGTTTACCATGCCACAAATCTTAAAGTGATGGACAGGAGAGTTAGAGTGGCTGAGTTGGTTTTGAGATCTGTAATCTGTGGTTTTGGACTCGTTGCTGCTCTTCTTGTGGGGACTGATTCACAGGTCAGAGAAATCTTCTCAATCCAGAAGAAAGCCAAGTTCACAGACATGAAAGCTCTTGT GTTTATAGTCATAGCTAATGTGATTGCTGCTACGTACTCATTGGTTCAAGGATTGCGTTGTGCTGTGAGCATGGTTAGAGGTCATGTTCTCTTCAACAAACCTCTGGCTTGGCTCATTTTCTCTGGTGATCAG GTGATGGCTTATGTAACGGTTGCTGCATTAGCAGCAGCTGCACAATCGGCCGTGTTTGCCAAGCTTGGGCAGCCAGAATTACAATGGATGAAGATATGCAATATGTATGGGAAGTTCTGCAACCAAGTTGGGGAGGGAATTGCAAGCACTTTATTCGTTAGCCTTAGTATGGTGTTGGTCTCTTGCATTTCTGCTTTCAACCTCTTCCGCTTGTACGGCAGCAACAAGGGCAAGAGCAGCGGAAGTTGGTAG